From the genome of Amycolatopsis granulosa:
CGACCTTCGCCCTCTACGACTACCCGGTCAAGGTCAGCTCGATGCTGATGGGCGAGCTCAAGGGCATCCCCGGTATCACCGCGGGCACCTAGGGCACCAGCACAACGGCCACGCCGGCACCGGGGCCAACCGCCAGGGCCGTCCCTCCCGCCGCGGGCGGCGCGAGCACCGTGGCGGGCGCGATCTGTGAGCAGAAGCGACCATGGAGGAGTGACGCTCACCCGGCAACAGGATCCGCGCCGCTGGAAGGCCCTGGCCGTGACCCTCACGGCGGGGTTCATGGGCCTGCTCGACGTGAGCATCGTCAACGTGGCCCTGCCCTCGATCCAGAAGGGCATCGGCGGGAACGCGGGCACCGCGCAGTGGGTGGTGTCCGGATACGCGCTGGCGTTCGGTCTGGTCCTGGTGTCGGGCGGCCGGCTGGGGGACGCGCTGGGCCGGCGCCGCATGTTCCTCATCGCCCTGGCGGCGTTCGTGGCGATGAGCGCGTTCGCCGGTGCCGCGCCCACCGGTGAGGTGCTGGTGATCGCGCGGCTGCTCCAGGGTTGCGCGGCCGGGATGCTCACGCCGCAGAACAGCGGCTTGATCCAGGACCTGTTCCAGGGCCCGGAACGGGGCAAGGCGTTCGGCGCGTTCGGCTCGGTGGTCGGCATCTCGACCGCGGTCGGGCCGGTCCTGGGCGGGCTCATCATCGCGGTGTTCGGCGAGGAGCACGGCTGGCGCTGGGTGTTCTACGTCAACGTGCCGATCGGCGTGCTGGCGTTCGTCCTGGCGTTGCGGCTGGTGCCCCGCGCGGAGGGCCGCCCCGCCCGGCTGCGGCACGAGATCGACTTCCTCGGGGTGCTGCTGCTCGGCGCGGCCGTCCTGTGCGTCCTGCTGCCGCTCGTGGAGTCCGAGCAGCAGGGTCTGCGCCGCCTGTGGTGGTTGTTCGGGGTGGCGGTCGTGGTCGGGTTCGCGTTCGTGTGGTGGGAACGGCGCGTGGTGCGGCGCGGCCGCCCGCCGCTGATGGACGTGCGGCTGTTCACCGAAACCCCGGGTTACGCGCCGGGCGCGGCGATCGGCGCGGTGTACTTCTGCGGGTTCGCCGGGATCTGGCTGGTGTTCGCCCTGTTCTTCCAGCAAGGTCTGGGGTACTCGCCGCTGGAGTCCGGTCTCGCCGTCACCCCGTTCGCCGTCGGCGCCGCCGTGTCGGCCGCGGTGGCGGGCCGGTTCGTCGCCCGGTGGGGCCGCCGCCTCACCGTCAGCGGCCTGTCCCTCGTCGCGTGCGGGCTGGGGGTGGTCGCGCTGCTGGCGTGGCTCGCCCCCGGGCAAAACCTCGGGCTGGTCGTCGCGCTGCCCCTGCTCGCCGCCGGGATCGGGGGCGGGATGGTCATCTCGCCCAACACCACGCTCACCCTGGAGTGCGTGCCGACGAGCATGGCCGGGGTGGCCGGGGGAGCACTCCAGACCGGGCAGCGGATCGGCACGGCGATCGGCACGGCGGTGCTCGCCTCGGTCTTCCGCGCGGTCGTGCCGGCCACGCACGGCGATTTCCCGGGCGCGCTCGCGGTGTCGATGCTGTGCGCCGTCGGGTTCGTCGTCGTGGCGCTGGGTCTCGGAATCGCGGAACTGCGGGCCCGGCGGGTACGCGGCTCTGACGATCAATCACCGAGAGCTACTCCTGCTGCTCCATATGAGTGAGACTGTCCCGAAGGTGCTAGCTCGACGGAGAGCAACCGGGTAAACCTTGTACAGCCTTCAGGCTTCGGGCGGCAGCTACGCACAGTGGCGATGCGGGGCCGGTTCCGGGGATGGAACCGCGCTCCGGGCTCTCCAGAGTGGACACTCAGGGTCACGCCCGGCCGCGCCGTCGGCGTCCGCGGGGGATCGTGCGGCGGCAGGAAGGCACCCGTGTGGGTGGGCCCGGATGAGGGGGAGCCGGGCCCACCCCTTTTTCTGTGCTGCAATGGGCGCACATCCGGCCGTCGGGGAGGGAAGGCAATGTCCGTGGCACCGGCGAACCGGCGGTACCGGGTCTGGTACCGGCCGATGGCTGCGCGCGACCGCGACGAGGAACACCGCGTCGCGACCCCGCTGGAGTTGTTGTTCGACCTGTGCTTCGTCGTCGCGGTCGGTCAGGCCGCGGGCGAGCTGCACCACGCGCTGTCGGACAACCACGTCGGCCACGGGGTGCTCAGCTTCCTGCTGGTGTTCTTCGCGATCTGGTGGGGCTGGGTCAACTTCACCTGGTTCGCGTCCGCGTTCGACACCGACGACGGCCCCTACCGGCTGCTCACGTTCGTCCAGATCGGCGGCGCCCTGGTGGTCGCCGCCGGGGTGAGCCGGGCGTTCGCCGACGACTTCACCGTCATCGTGATCGGCTACGTGCTGATGCGCCTGGCGATGGTCGCCCAGTGGTTGCGCGCCGCCGCGAGCGAACCGGAGTGCCGGCCCACGGCGTTGCGGTTCGCCGCCGGCATCACGGTCGTCCAGGCGGGCTGGGTGGCACGCATCGCCGTGCCGGAGTCGTGGCTGCTGCCCAGCTTCCTGGTGCTCGCCGCGGCCGAGATGCTGGTGCCGGTGTGGGCCGAGCGGCCGGCACCCACCCGCTGGCACCGGCACCACATCGCCGAACGGTACGGCCTGTTCACGCTGATCGTGCTCGGCGAGACGGTGTTCGGCGCCACCAACGCCGTCCGGGAGGCCATCGACACCGGACACGACCTGCTCGACCTGGTGCTGCTCGCGCTCGCCGGGCTGGTGCTGGTGTTCGCGATGTGGTGGCTGTACTTCGACCAGCCCGGCCACCAGCGGCTGGCCCAGTTCCGGCAGGGCTTCGCCTGGGGCTACGGCCACTACCTGATCTTCACCTCGGCCGCCGCCGTCGGCGTGGGCATCGAGGTGGCGCTGGACCGCATGACCGGCGCCGCGCACACGCCGGGCCTGGTCGCCGCACTGGCCACGACGCTGCCGGTGGCCGTGTTCCTGGTCAGCGTGTGGCTGCTGCACGTGGGGCCGCGCAACGAGTGCCGCCCCATCGCGATCGCCTTCCCGCTCGCCGCGGTGCTCGTGCTGGCGGCGTCGCTCACCCCGGTGCCGGTGTACCTGACCGCCCTGATCGCCGCGGCGCTGGTGGCCACCACCGTGATCGCCGCCCACGGCGAACCGGTCAGCGACTGACCGGCGCGGGCAGCACCTCGCCCAGCGGTTCCCGCAGCACGACGGCCGCCACGTCGTCGTAGGGCGTTCCGGACGCGTTGACGATGATCACCGGTGCTCCGCGGTCCGGACAGTTCCCGGCCACCTGGTGGAGCCCGTCGATGTTCTGCGTGAGGACGGCCCCGCGGAAGTCCCGGATATGCCCGAGTCGGTGGAGACACCGGCGCCGGTGAGCGCGACGATCCGGGCGGCGCCCTCCACGAGCCGCCGCGTGATCGAGTTCCGGGACGGCCATGGCCCCCATGGTGCCGTCCCGGAACCGCGATCACCACACGGTCACTTGAGCGCGCTGCCCTGCTGCCACTTGTCCCAGGACAGCGCCCAGTCGCCGTAGAGGTCCCACACCGGCAGCGCCTGCCCGCCCGAGTTGGTCACCTCCACGACGTCGCCCAGGCCCATGTTGTGGAAGAACCACTGGGCGTTCTCGGCGTTGAGGTTGATGCAGCCGTGCGAGACGTTGGAACTGCCCTGCGCCCCCACGCTGTTCGGGTTCTCGTGCACGAACTCGCCGTCGTTGGAGATGCGCTCGGACCACTTCTCGTCCGAGCTGTACCAGTTCGGATCGCCCTTGCAGACGCCGTAGGTGCACGAGTCCATGTGGTAGGTCTCGGCCTTGAACGAGATGACGTGCGGGCCCAGGTGGGTCGGGGTGGCGTCCTTGCCCATCGAAATGGGCATCGTCTTCACCACCTGTCCGTTGTGCAGGATCTGCATCTGCTCGGTGTTGCCGTCGGCCTTGGCGATCCAGGAGTCGTGCACGTGGTAGGTCTCGGTGCGGTCCTCCGCGCCGTAGACACCGTTGCCGAAATCGACGCCGTAGATCTTCGCCGACACGGTCAGCGTGGTGCCTGGCTGCCAGTACTCCTTCGGCCGGTAATGCACGTTCTTGTCGTCGATCCAGTACCAGGAGCCCTGCTGCGGCGGGTTCGACACCACCGAAAGCTGCTTTTCCACGTCGGCCTTGTTCTTCACCCCGTAGCTGAACTGGAAGACGATCGGCTGACCGACGCCCACCCCCGTCTGGGCGACCGCGCCCGGCGCGGGGATCAGGTTCGGATTGGCCTGCTTGGCCGGTGCCACCGTGGTGATCTGGCCCTGCTGGTCGACCGTCTTGCCGGCGCTGTCCGCGCCGCGCGCATCGACGGTGTAGGTGCTGGCGTAGCCCAGCGGTTCCGACGAGGTCCAGGTGGTCTTGTCGGCCGAGAGCTGGCCCTTGACCGTGGTGTGCTTGGCGGTGTTCTGGACCGTCACGTCGGTGAGCGTGCCGTTGGCCGCCTTCACCACGATCGGCGTGGCGGGGCTGATGTTCGTGCCGTTCGCGGGTTCGATGGACACGGTCACCGCGGCCTGTCCGGAGTTCGCCGGCGCGGCTGTACCGCCGTTGCTCGTATTGCCCTGATCACCGGAAGTGCAGGCCGACAGAAAGAGCGCCACGGCGAGCAGTCCGGCCGTGATCGGCGCCCTGCGGGTGGAAAGTAAAGTCTTCTTGACTGTCATGTGGTCTCTTTGCGCAAATCGTGGGCGGAACAAGCAAACTACCGTGCCCGCATAGACGCCTCCTCACCCGGTTTGTTGTGCGGAAGTGGCCCGCGTCACGGCGTTGCCCGCGGGGTCACATCACCTTCACGCCGGGGCCGCCGTAGAGGCCGGGACCGTCGACGGTGATCTCCCGCAGATAGATGCGTGCCGCCTCGTAGGCGAGGTCGGTCAGCTCGTCGGTGCGGCTGAAGTCCAGCGGGCTGAGCCGGACCGGACGCGGGCCGGGCAGGTACACGACCGGCACCTCCGCCGCGGCGATCGGCGCCTCCAGCACGGCCTGGTTGCGCATGCTCACCATCGCCGTGTACATCAGCACCTCGGCGAACGTCTGCGGTGGCGACGGGATCTGGCCGGGGAAGGCGCAGTCGAGCACGACCAGCGAGCGGGCGCCGAGCGCGAGCGCCTGCCGCATGGGCACGTTCGCGACCAGCCCGCCGTCGTAGAGCAGCCGGCCCTCGTGCTCGACCGGTGGGTAGATCCCCGGGATCGCCGCGCTGGCCAGCAGCGGCGGCCGCAGCTCGCCGGAGGTGAACAGCCGCGCCTCCCCGGTGTCCACCACGGTCGCGACGACGCCCAGCGGCAGCGCGAGGTCCTCGAAGGTGGTGCCCGGGCCGAGGTGGTCGTCGACGATCGTGGCCAGCCCGATGTTCGCGAACAGGTGCGTCTTGCTGTGCCGCAGGGTGCGGACCTGGCTGAGCACCCCGCCCGGGAACGCCTCGTGGCGGGTCATGTGGCTCCACGTCTTGCGCAGCCGCTCGCCCGCGTCGTCCGGGTCCAGAGCGAGGACCGCGCCGTTGAGCGACCCGACGGACGTGCCGACGACGAGGTCCGGCCGGATCCCGGCCTCGGTGAGGGCGCGGAGCATGCCGACCTGCATCGCGCCCAGGCTGCCGCCACCACCGAGCACGAACCCGACCGGACGGGGAAGGTCCACCATCCGACCACCTCCCTGTTCGCATGGTGCTCCGCGCCCCGCGCCCCCGCTACGGGAGAACGGGTGGCCTTGACCACCCCGATCCGGGGGCTTCCCTTCCGCACTACCGGCGAGTAACACTGGTCACAAAGGTCTTGACGGCACACGGGGAGGTGCTCGGTGGTTGATCAGCCGAAGGTGACGGAGCAGGAAGCCCGCGCGGTCGCCGAGGAGGCCCGGGAGAGCGGCTGGCGCAAGCCGTCGTTCGCCAAGGAGCTCTACCTGGGGCGCTTCCGGCTCGACCTGGTCCACCCGCACCCCCGGGCCGACCCGGCCGCCGCCGCGAAGGCCGGGGCGTTCCTCACCCGCCTGCGCGAGTACGCCGAGACGCTCGACGGCACGGTGATCGAGCGGGAGGCGCGCATCCCGGACGAGTACGTCAAGGGCCTGGCCGAGCTGGGATGCTTCGGGATCAAGATCCCCGAGGAATACGGCGGGCTGGGGCTGTCGCAGGTCACCTACAACCGGGCGCTCGCGCTGCTCGCCTCGGTGCACCCGACGCTGGGCGTGCTGCTGTCGGCGCACCAGTCGATCGGCGTGCCGGAGCCGCTCAAGCTCGCCGGCACGCCCGAACAGAAGGCGAAGTTCCTGCCGCGCTGCGCGGAAGGCGCGGTCACCGCCTTCCTGCTCACCGAGCCGGACGTGGGGTCCGACCCGGCGCGACTGGCCACCACGGCGACGCCCACCGGCGACGGCGCCTACCTGCTCGACGGCGTCAAGCTGTGGACCACCAACGGTGTGGTGGCCGAACTGGTCGTGGTGATGGCGCGGGTGCCGCGCGGCGAGGGGCACCGGGGTGGGATCACCGCGTTCATCGTGGAGATGGACTCGCCGGGCATCACCGTGGAGCGGCGCAACGCGTTCATGGGCCTGCGCGGCATCGAGAACGGTGTCACCCGTTTCCACCAGGTGCGGGTGCCCGCGGACGCCGTTGTCGGCGGCGAGGGCAAGGGGCTGAAGATCGCGCTCGCCACCCTGAACACCGGGCGCCTGTCGATCCCGTCGATGTGCGCGGGCGCGGGCAAGTGGTGCCTGAAGATCGCGCGCGAGTGGTCCGCGGCGCGCGTGCAGTGGGGCAAACCGATCGCGGAGCACGCGGCGGTGGCGAACAAGATCTCGTTCATCGCGGCCACGACGTACGCGCTGGAGAGCGTGCAGGAGCTGTCCGGCCACATGAGCGACGAGGGCCGCAACGACATCCGCATCGAGGCCGCGCTGGCGAAGCTGTACGCGAGCGAGATGTCCTGCAAGATCGCCGACGAGCTGATGCAGATCCGCGGCGGCCGCGGTTACGAGACCGCCGAGTCGCTCGCCGCGCGCGGGGAGCGGGCGGCCGGGGTCGAGCAGCTGGTGCGCGACCTGCGGATCAACCGCATCTTCGAAGGCTCGACCGAGATCATGCACCTGCTCATCGCGCGCGAGGCGGTCGACGCGCACCTCGCGGCGGCCGGGGCACTGGCGGAGGCCGACGCCGGCCTGCCGGCGAAGGCGAAGGCCGCCGCGAAGGCCAGCGGGTTCTACGCGAAGTGGTTGCCGCAGCTGGTTGCCGGCCGCGGGCAGGTGCCCACCTCGTTCGCCGAGTTCGGGCAGCTCGCCCCGCACCTGCGCTACGTCGAGCGGACGGCGCGCAAGCTGGCGCGGTCCACGTTCTACGGGATGGCGCGGTGGCAGGCCGGGCTGGAACAACGGCAGGGTTTCCTGGGGCGGATCGTGGACATCGGGGCCGAACTGTTCGCGATGTCGGCCGCGTGCGTCCGGGCGGAGATGCAGCGCCAGGACGACAAACGGGAGGGCGAGGCCGCCTACGAACTGGCCGACGTCTTCTGCCGGCAGGCGCGACTGCGGATCGAGGCGCTGTTCGAGAAACTGTGGCACAACACCGACGACGCCGACCGCCGGCTGACCGGCCGCGTCCTCGACGGCGCCCACACCTGGCTCGAAGAAGGCGTGCTGGACCCGAGCGAGGGCACCGGCCCGTGGATCGCCGACTGGCGGGCGGGAGCCTCCACCGAGCACAGCGTGGCCCGCCGCTACGCGACCGGCTGAGCCGGCACCGGCGGCGGGCTACTCCACCGTGCCGCTCTCCGCGGGGGCCGCCGGCTTGGCCATCGCCCGCTTCTTCTTCCACCTCAGCAGGAAGAAGACGCCCACCGCGGCCAGCACGCCGACCACGATCAGGCCGCCGGTGCTCATCAGGCCCTCGATGCGCTTGGCCGCCTCACCCATCGCGGCGCCCAGGCTGATGTGCAGCAGCGACCAGCACGTCGCCCCCGCGGCGGCGGCCGGCAGGAACTTCCGGAACTCCAGCCCGGAAGTACCGGCCGCGGCCGGGGTCAGCGTCCGGATCACCGGCAGGAACCGTGCGAAGAACACCGCCCACGCGCCGCGCCGGTGCAGCACGTCCGTCGCCTTGTCCCAGGCGTCCGTGCCGTACTTCTGGATCAGGTTGGTCTCGCGCAGCCGTGGCCCGAACTTCCGGCCGATCGCGTAGCCCAGTGAATCGCCGATGATGGCGCACATCGCGACCACCGCCCACAGGATCAGGAACCGCGGCGCCGTGTTGGCGGTGGTCGCGGCGACCAGCAGGCCCGACTCGCCCGGGGCGATGAAACCGAGCCCGATGGTGCACTCGGCCAGCACGAGC
Proteins encoded in this window:
- a CDS encoding MFS transporter gives rise to the protein MGLLDVSIVNVALPSIQKGIGGNAGTAQWVVSGYALAFGLVLVSGGRLGDALGRRRMFLIALAAFVAMSAFAGAAPTGEVLVIARLLQGCAAGMLTPQNSGLIQDLFQGPERGKAFGAFGSVVGISTAVGPVLGGLIIAVFGEEHGWRWVFYVNVPIGVLAFVLALRLVPRAEGRPARLRHEIDFLGVLLLGAAVLCVLLPLVESEQQGLRRLWWLFGVAVVVGFAFVWWERRVVRRGRPPLMDVRLFTETPGYAPGAAIGAVYFCGFAGIWLVFALFFQQGLGYSPLESGLAVTPFAVGAAVSAAVAGRFVARWGRRLTVSGLSLVACGLGVVALLAWLAPGQNLGLVVALPLLAAGIGGGMVISPNTTLTLECVPTSMAGVAGGALQTGQRIGTAIGTAVLASVFRAVVPATHGDFPGALAVSMLCAVGFVVVALGLGIAELRARRVRGSDDQSPRATPAAPYE
- a CDS encoding acyl-CoA dehydrogenase family protein; the encoded protein is MVDQPKVTEQEARAVAEEARESGWRKPSFAKELYLGRFRLDLVHPHPRADPAAAAKAGAFLTRLREYAETLDGTVIEREARIPDEYVKGLAELGCFGIKIPEEYGGLGLSQVTYNRALALLASVHPTLGVLLSAHQSIGVPEPLKLAGTPEQKAKFLPRCAEGAVTAFLLTEPDVGSDPARLATTATPTGDGAYLLDGVKLWTTNGVVAELVVVMARVPRGEGHRGGITAFIVEMDSPGITVERRNAFMGLRGIENGVTRFHQVRVPADAVVGGEGKGLKIALATLNTGRLSIPSMCAGAGKWCLKIAREWSAARVQWGKPIAEHAAVANKISFIAATTYALESVQELSGHMSDEGRNDIRIEAALAKLYASEMSCKIADELMQIRGGRGYETAESLAARGERAAGVEQLVRDLRINRIFEGSTEIMHLLIAREAVDAHLAAAGALAEADAGLPAKAKAAAKASGFYAKWLPQLVAGRGQVPTSFAEFGQLAPHLRYVERTARKLARSTFYGMARWQAGLEQRQGFLGRIVDIGAELFAMSAACVRAEMQRQDDKREGEAAYELADVFCRQARLRIEALFEKLWHNTDDADRRLTGRVLDGAHTWLEEGVLDPSEGTGPWIADWRAGASTEHSVARRYATG
- a CDS encoding patatin-like phospholipase family protein; the protein is MVDLPRPVGFVLGGGGSLGAMQVGMLRALTEAGIRPDLVVGTSVGSLNGAVLALDPDDAGERLRKTWSHMTRHEAFPGGVLSQVRTLRHSKTHLFANIGLATIVDDHLGPGTTFEDLALPLGVVATVVDTGEARLFTSGELRPPLLASAAIPGIYPPVEHEGRLLYDGGLVANVPMRQALALGARSLVVLDCAFPGQIPSPPQTFAEVLMYTAMVSMRNQAVLEAPIAAAEVPVVYLPGPRPVRLSPLDFSRTDELTDLAYEAARIYLREITVDGPGLYGGPGVKVM
- a CDS encoding low temperature requirement protein A, with protein sequence MSVAPANRRYRVWYRPMAARDRDEEHRVATPLELLFDLCFVVAVGQAAGELHHALSDNHVGHGVLSFLLVFFAIWWGWVNFTWFASAFDTDDGPYRLLTFVQIGGALVVAAGVSRAFADDFTVIVIGYVLMRLAMVAQWLRAAASEPECRPTALRFAAGITVVQAGWVARIAVPESWLLPSFLVLAAAEMLVPVWAERPAPTRWHRHHIAERYGLFTLIVLGETVFGATNAVREAIDTGHDLLDLVLLALAGLVLVFAMWWLYFDQPGHQRLAQFRQGFAWGYGHYLIFTSAAAVGVGIEVALDRMTGAAHTPGLVAALATTLPVAVFLVSVWLLHVGPRNECRPIAIAFPLAAVLVLAASLTPVPVYLTALIAAALVATTVIAAHGEPVSD
- a CDS encoding VTT domain-containing protein, yielding MALVTDILDWLQALPQPALVSATGALVLAECTIGLGFIAPGESGLLVAATTANTAPRFLILWAVVAMCAIIGDSLGYAIGRKFGPRLRETNLIQKYGTDAWDKATDVLHRRGAWAVFFARFLPVIRTLTPAAAGTSGLEFRKFLPAAAAGATCWSLLHISLGAAMGEAAKRIEGLMSTGGLIVVGVLAAVGVFFLLRWKKKRAMAKPAAPAESGTVE
- a CDS encoding L,D-transpeptidase, which encodes MTVKKTLLSTRRAPITAGLLAVALFLSACTSGDQGNTSNGGTAAPANSGQAAVTVSIEPANGTNISPATPIVVKAANGTLTDVTVQNTAKHTTVKGQLSADKTTWTSSEPLGYASTYTVDARGADSAGKTVDQQGQITTVAPAKQANPNLIPAPGAVAQTGVGVGQPIVFQFSYGVKNKADVEKQLSVVSNPPQQGSWYWIDDKNVHYRPKEYWQPGTTLTVSAKIYGVDFGNGVYGAEDRTETYHVHDSWIAKADGNTEQMQILHNGQVVKTMPISMGKDATPTHLGPHVISFKAETYHMDSCTYGVCKGDPNWYSSDEKWSERISNDGEFVHENPNSVGAQGSSNVSHGCINLNAENAQWFFHNMGLGDVVEVTNSGGQALPVWDLYGDWALSWDKWQQGSALK